A stretch of Chelmon rostratus isolate fCheRos1 chromosome 18, fCheRos1.pri, whole genome shotgun sequence DNA encodes these proteins:
- the smim8 gene encoding small integral membrane protein 8, whose protein sequence is MSDKEVDKGKESPREKGYRTPGLRGAQTTTLFRAVNPELFIKPNKPVMVFGLVTITLCVGYLGYLHAMKENDQQLYEAIDSEGERYMRRKTSKWD, encoded by the exons ATGTCGGACAAAGAGGTCGATAAGGGAAAGGAGAGTCCCAGAGAAAAAGGTTACAGGACACCCGGGCTGAGGGGCGCACAGACCACCACACTGTTCCGAGCTGTCAACCCTGAACTCTTCATAAAACCT AATAAACCAGTGATGGTGTTTGGACTGGTGACTATCACCTTGTGTGTGGGCTATCTGGGCTACCTGCACGCCATGAAAGAGAACGACCAGCAGCTGTATGAGGCCATCgacagtgaaggagagagatACATGAGGAGGAAGACTTCCAAATGGGACTGA